The Marinobacter szutsaonensis sequence GGAATTCGGTCTGATCGGTTGCCGGCGCACCCTGCCCAGTCTCCAGCGCATGCTGGATTACCTGGACGAGGGCCTGACCGAGCTGGAGACCGCCGCTGGGCTGTGATCAGCCGAAGCGGCGCTCTTCGTTGCGGACGGAAATCTGGTCGTTCAGTGTCCAGAAGTCGTAAAGCACGCCGATCATGAACAGGCCGCCGGTCAACAGGTACAGGAGACCGGTCAGCCATTTGCCCATGTACATCCGGTGAATCCCGAAGACCCCGAGGAAGGTGAGCAGCAGCCAGGCGATGTTGTAGCTGATCTCGCCCTGGCGGAAGCGCAGGTCTGCCTCCCGGTCCATGGCGGGGATCAGGAACAGGTCGATGATCCAGCCGATGAAGAACAGGCCGAGGGTGAAGAACCAGATGGTTCCGGTTACCGGTTTGCCGTAGTAGAAGCGGTGTGAGCCCAGGAATCCGAAGATCCAGAGGAGGTAGCCAAAGATTTTGCTGTGCGTGTTAGGTCTGTCAGTCATTTACACGTCCTGGTGAGAATTTGGATTTACGGAGTTACATGGGGGCCTGAAGTCAAATTAGCAAGGTTTCGGGTCTGGTGCCGGGCCGGAGGGCGGATATTTTTCTCCTTGGGAAAAACAACTCGCTGCGCTCAGACATCTTTTTCCTGGCAGAGAAAAATATCCGCCCTCCGTCCTGCTTTACCTCACGATAACGCTGACCCTATGCCCGCGTTTATGGACCCACTTCAGGCGCTGGATCGGGACCATCTTCCCGGAATTCGCTGGCCGATTTCCCGGTCCACTTGCGGAACGCGCGGCTGAAGTTGGACAGGTCGGCGTAGCCCAGTTCGTAGGCGATTTCGCTGACTGACTGGTTGGTGTAACGCAGCAGCTGGATGGCCCGGTCCTTGAGCACCGATTCGAGGATTTCCCGGTAGCTGGTGTCCTTGTCCGCCAGCCGCCGTTTCAGGGTTCGGGAGGAGACGCAGAACCGATCGGCCATCGCTTCCA is a genomic window containing:
- a CDS encoding TM2 domain-containing protein, with translation MTDRPNTHSKIFGYLLWIFGFLGSHRFYYGKPVTGTIWFFTLGLFFIGWIIDLFLIPAMDREADLRFRQGEISYNIAWLLLTFLGVFGIHRMYMGKWLTGLLYLLTGGLFMIGVLYDFWTLNDQISVRNEERRFG